The Stratiformator vulcanicus genome has a segment encoding these proteins:
- a CDS encoding aquaporin, producing the protein MSTPSDSPTALARMALAEFIGTYCLVFAGCGAIVFDSLTAGAVGNAGIGLTFGLIVMAMIYAVGDVSGAHLNPAVSLGFLAAQRLQFARFVCFVIAQFAGAIAAAATLKGLFPFAETLGQTNPADIGGRILAFESFVLEAILTAILMFVILRVATGSKEQGLMAGVAVGGVVALEAMFAGPICGASMNPARSLGPALLAGDLQHLGIYFGGPLLGSLLAVPLYFLLRRPMEHPSEVQ; encoded by the coding sequence ATGAGTACCCCCTCGGATAGCCCGACCGCATTGGCCCGCATGGCGCTGGCCGAATTCATCGGGACATATTGCCTGGTATTCGCCGGTTGCGGGGCGATCGTATTCGACAGCCTGACCGCTGGCGCGGTTGGGAATGCGGGGATCGGACTGACGTTCGGCCTGATCGTGATGGCGATGATTTATGCCGTCGGCGACGTCTCAGGCGCGCATTTGAATCCGGCCGTGTCGCTCGGATTTCTCGCGGCCCAGCGTCTGCAATTTGCTCGATTCGTCTGCTTCGTCATCGCACAATTCGCCGGTGCGATCGCGGCGGCGGCCACTTTGAAAGGCCTGTTCCCTTTTGCAGAAACACTCGGGCAAACGAATCCGGCTGACATCGGCGGTCGGATACTGGCCTTCGAATCATTCGTGCTTGAGGCGATTTTGACAGCGATCCTGATGTTCGTCATTCTGCGTGTGGCGACCGGATCGAAAGAGCAGGGACTGATGGCGGGGGTCGCGGTCGGGGGCGTTGTCGCGTTGGAAGCGATGTTCGCCGGCCCGATCTGCGGGGCCTCAATGAATCCGGCCCGTTCGCTCGGCCCGGCTTTATTGGCGGGTGATCTGCAGCACCTCGGAATTTATTTCGGCGGACCTCTGCTCGGCAGCCTGCTCGCGGTCCCGCTCTACTTCTTATTGAGACGGCCGATGGAACACCCTTCGGAGGTTCAATGA
- the pta gene encoding phosphate acetyltransferase yields the protein MAESVYVATSESRTGKSMVALGVMEVASRHTNRLAFFRPIVSSTPEADQSLTLMRTRYQLPHDPQRLYGMNREQARELLAADRVDELIKIVLQKYQSLKAESDFVVLEGTSFHGLAPAYEFDLNASLAANLGCNVLPVLSARDKRDSDVSDALLIVLDQLADRNCEVVAAIVNHASPERLDRLQARLSNISPDGIPVYLVPGDPVLDKPTLGEIAVAIEAELLFGDPSGLDREVRKYVVAAMQVPHFLERLKEGNLVITPGDRSDILLAAITSVLSSNSQTIAGVVLTGGLVPEPAVKAVIAGLAPVPILAVKTDTFTTAMDVNSVPAVLRPENERKIASALGLFEQYVDATVLEQRLTSVKTSRVTPLMFEYELIRRAQADVKRIVLPEGTEPRILKAAEILHRRRVVDVTLLGNIDVIRREATAIGIDSDQFELIDPEHSDLLEEFGATYFELRKHKGMTEDAARDRMRDLSYFGTMMVHLGKADGMVSGAVHTTQHTIRPSFEFIKTSPGVSLVSSVFFMCLSDRVLVYGDCAVNPDPTAEELAEIAISSAVTAESFGIEPRVALLSYSTGESGKGADVDKVRKATELARGQRPDLKLEGPIQYDAAVEPSVARTKLPGSEVAGQASVLIFPDLNTGNNTYKAVQRSSGAVAVGPVLQGLRKPVNDLSRGCTVPDIVNTVAITAIQAQMGE from the coding sequence ATGGCTGAGAGTGTGTACGTCGCGACGTCTGAATCGCGGACGGGCAAGAGCATGGTCGCGTTGGGCGTCATGGAGGTGGCCAGTCGCCACACGAATCGGCTGGCCTTCTTCCGACCGATCGTAAGTTCGACGCCGGAGGCCGATCAGAGCCTGACGCTGATGCGGACCCGCTATCAATTGCCCCATGACCCGCAGCGACTCTACGGGATGAACCGCGAGCAGGCCCGCGAACTCTTGGCGGCCGATCGCGTCGACGAACTCATCAAGATCGTCTTGCAGAAATATCAGTCGCTCAAGGCGGAGTCCGATTTCGTCGTGCTGGAGGGGACGAGCTTTCACGGTCTCGCCCCGGCTTACGAGTTCGACTTAAATGCGAGCCTGGCGGCGAATCTCGGGTGCAACGTGCTGCCGGTCCTGTCGGCGCGTGACAAGCGAGATTCCGACGTGAGCGATGCGCTGCTAATCGTGCTCGATCAGTTGGCGGACCGGAATTGTGAAGTCGTCGCCGCGATCGTCAATCATGCTTCACCGGAGAGATTGGACCGGCTGCAGGCGCGGCTGTCGAACATCTCTCCCGACGGCATTCCGGTCTACCTTGTGCCTGGGGACCCGGTTCTCGATAAGCCGACGCTTGGCGAAATTGCCGTAGCGATCGAAGCCGAGTTGCTCTTCGGCGACCCGTCGGGACTCGATCGCGAAGTTCGCAAGTATGTCGTTGCGGCGATGCAGGTGCCGCACTTTTTGGAGCGACTCAAGGAAGGCAACCTGGTTATCACTCCGGGAGACCGGTCCGACATTCTGCTTGCGGCGATCACCAGCGTGCTTTCGAGCAACAGTCAGACGATCGCGGGTGTCGTGTTGACGGGCGGTCTCGTTCCGGAACCGGCGGTCAAAGCGGTTATTGCCGGCTTGGCACCGGTGCCGATCCTCGCGGTCAAGACCGACACATTCACGACGGCGATGGACGTCAACTCGGTCCCCGCGGTGCTGCGACCTGAGAACGAGCGAAAGATCGCCAGTGCGCTCGGCCTGTTCGAGCAATACGTCGATGCGACGGTTTTGGAACAGCGTTTGACCTCGGTCAAAACGTCTCGCGTGACGCCGTTGATGTTCGAGTACGAGCTGATTCGGCGAGCGCAAGCCGACGTCAAACGCATCGTTCTGCCGGAAGGGACGGAGCCGCGGATCTTGAAAGCCGCCGAAATCCTCCACCGCCGCCGGGTCGTCGACGTGACGCTGCTCGGAAACATCGACGTCATTCGCCGCGAAGCAACCGCGATCGGAATTGACTCCGACCAGTTTGAGCTCATCGACCCGGAACATTCCGACCTGCTCGAAGAATTCGGTGCGACCTATTTCGAATTGCGCAAGCACAAGGGTATGACCGAGGATGCCGCCCGGGATCGGATGCGCGACCTGAGCTACTTCGGCACGATGATGGTTCATCTCGGCAAGGCGGACGGGATGGTGTCCGGAGCGGTGCATACGACGCAGCACACGATTCGGCCGTCTTTCGAATTCATTAAGACGTCTCCGGGCGTATCGCTTGTTAGTAGCGTATTCTTTATGTGCCTGTCCGATCGTGTCCTCGTCTACGGCGACTGCGCGGTTAATCCGGATCCGACGGCCGAAGAATTAGCGGAGATTGCGATCAGCAGCGCCGTCACCGCTGAGTCATTCGGCATCGAGCCGCGCGTCGCGCTGCTGTCGTATTCGACGGGCGAAAGCGGCAAGGGGGCGGACGTTGATAAGGTCCGTAAAGCAACGGAACTCGCCCGGGGGCAGCGGCCCGACCTAAAACTCGAGGGACCGATTCAATACGACGCTGCCGTTGAGCCATCGGTCGCGCGGACGAAGCTTCCTGGTAGTGAAGTCGCCGGCCAAGCCAGTGTGCTGATCTTTCCGGATCTCAATACCGGTAACAATACTTATAAAGCTGTGCAGCGCAGCTCGGGCGCGGTCGCCGTGGGGCCGGTGCTACAGGGGCTGCGAAAACCGGTGAACGATCTGAGCCGCGGCTGCACCGTGCCCGACATCGTCAACACGGTCGCGATCACTGCGATTCAGGCACAAATGGGCGAGTAA
- a CDS encoding acetate kinase, translating into MLLVLNSGSSTIKFEIFATPEIGSVASGIVERIGEAKGRLELRCGGAKMTEKSAAANHREALELVFEALREAGVLGGGIECLGVGHRIVHGGESFSEPVVVSKAVIDKIKKAAPLAPLHNPAAVEGIKAAGQVLPDVPQVAVFDTAFHQTMPPRAYRYALPAWCYRKHAIRRYGMHGTSHAYVARRAARQLRKPLEELKLITLHLGNGASVAAIDGGECVDTSMGLTPLEGLVMGTRSGDLDPAIPMFLIRETGRTAEDIDRLLNKESGLKGLCGENDVRGIVQKAEAGNEAAELALDIFCYRIRKYIGAYLAALGGADAVVFTAGIGENSAVVRSRTVRGLEQLGIVFDEDRNLEAGRREFSFHADESNVRLLVVATSEERAIAEATWELVGD; encoded by the coding sequence ATGCTCCTTGTTCTGAATTCCGGCAGTTCCACGATCAAGTTCGAAATCTTCGCGACACCTGAAATCGGCTCCGTCGCCTCGGGTATTGTGGAGCGCATTGGTGAGGCGAAAGGACGTCTCGAACTGCGATGCGGCGGTGCGAAGATGACCGAGAAGAGTGCGGCCGCGAATCACCGCGAAGCACTCGAGCTGGTCTTCGAAGCACTGCGGGAGGCCGGGGTCCTTGGAGGAGGCATTGAGTGCCTGGGCGTCGGTCACCGCATCGTCCACGGCGGCGAGAGCTTCAGCGAACCGGTCGTCGTGTCGAAGGCGGTGATCGATAAGATTAAGAAGGCCGCGCCACTCGCACCGCTGCACAACCCCGCGGCGGTCGAGGGCATCAAAGCGGCCGGGCAGGTGCTGCCGGACGTTCCCCAGGTCGCCGTGTTCGATACGGCCTTTCATCAGACGATGCCGCCGCGGGCCTATCGATACGCGTTGCCCGCGTGGTGCTACCGCAAGCACGCGATTCGCCGCTACGGGATGCACGGCACCTCGCACGCCTACGTCGCCCGCCGCGCCGCCCGGCAGCTCCGAAAGCCGTTGGAAGAACTCAAGCTGATCACGCTGCACTTGGGCAATGGGGCCAGCGTCGCGGCGATCGATGGCGGCGAATGCGTCGACACCTCCATGGGGCTGACGCCTTTGGAAGGCCTCGTGATGGGAACCCGCAGCGGCGATCTCGACCCGGCGATCCCGATGTTTTTGATCCGCGAGACGGGTCGAACCGCCGAAGACATCGATCGACTTCTCAACAAGGAAAGCGGCCTGAAGGGCCTGTGCGGCGAGAATGACGTCCGCGGAATCGTGCAAAAAGCCGAGGCGGGCAACGAAGCGGCTGAACTGGCATTGGACATTTTCTGCTACCGCATTCGCAAATACATCGGTGCCTACCTGGCCGCATTGGGCGGTGCGGATGCGGTCGTCTTCACGGCCGGGATCGGAGAGAACTCCGCCGTCGTTCGCTCGCGCACGGTCCGAGGTTTGGAACAACTGGGGATCGTCTTCGATGAAGATCGAAATCTCGAAGCGGGTCGACGCGAGTTCTCCTTCCACGCCGACGAAAGCAACGTCCGACTGCTGGTCGTTGCCACAAGCGAAGAACGCGCGATCGCCGAAGCAACCTGGGAACTCGTCGGCGATTGA
- a CDS encoding transposase → MSDVIAYFLTWTTYGSWMPGDERGWVARGCGEQAPDSRVKEIANRMMVESEVKLSRDCRELVERTINRHCEIRNWHLHACAVRSNHVHVVVTAVDVDPANVREQLKAWATRRLRDEIDGARRKWWTEGGSVRFVRSDSQLERCIMYVTEAQDRKGRDRM, encoded by the coding sequence ATGAGCGACGTGATTGCCTACTTCCTGACTTGGACCACTTACGGCTCATGGATGCCCGGTGATGAGCGCGGATGGGTCGCGCGAGGTTGCGGTGAACAAGCACCGGACAGTCGCGTCAAAGAGATCGCGAATCGGATGATGGTGGAGTCGGAGGTCAAACTATCGCGAGACTGCCGAGAACTCGTCGAGCGCACAATCAACCGCCATTGTGAGATTAGGAATTGGCACCTGCATGCCTGCGCGGTCCGTTCGAATCACGTTCACGTGGTCGTGACGGCGGTCGATGTCGATCCGGCAAACGTCCGTGAGCAATTGAAAGCATGGGCGACGCGAAGGCTTCGGGACGAGATCGACGGCGCTCGTCGCAAATGGTGGACCGAAGGCGGGAGCGTTCGATTTGTCAGATCTGATTCGCAACTGGAACGGTGCATCATGTATGTGACGGAAGCACAGGATCGCAAAGGGCGTGACCGGATGTAG
- a CDS encoding exonuclease domain-containing protein, translating to MRELLSQRSLGDIEFVAFDLETTGCSAAFGEIVEVGAVRFRADGTELGRFEQLVNPGREIPPEVIRVHGITDAMVVDAPAIDDVLPQLIDFFGSAESTILMAHNAAFDVGFVSAALAKTSTVPPVHQVIDSVRLARRRFRGLPSYSLKALTRAFAVTRSSEHRGLDDSLALKEVFLNLTALPPQPRLAADLLALSPSHHFSAQIPQRRPYRPARSSRSRVVDDSDLPAEARGIADAISSGARLSIVYDGGSRSGCARSVTPLEIIRGRGASYLLAFCHRDGKRKQYRLDRILEYKVEADADSSAEPSRSLMP from the coding sequence ATGCGGGAGTTGCTTTCTCAGCGGTCGCTCGGCGACATCGAATTCGTCGCTTTCGATCTCGAAACCACCGGCTGCTCGGCGGCCTTCGGGGAGATCGTCGAGGTCGGCGCCGTTCGTTTTCGAGCTGACGGAACAGAACTCGGGCGGTTTGAGCAACTGGTCAATCCGGGACGTGAGATTCCGCCCGAAGTCATTCGCGTGCACGGAATCACCGACGCGATGGTGGTCGATGCCCCGGCGATCGATGACGTGCTGCCTCAGTTGATCGACTTCTTTGGCTCGGCTGAATCGACGATCCTGATGGCGCACAATGCCGCTTTTGACGTCGGCTTTGTGAGTGCGGCGTTGGCGAAAACGTCAACGGTCCCGCCGGTGCATCAGGTGATCGATTCGGTTCGCCTCGCACGACGGCGGTTTCGCGGTCTGCCCTCTTACTCCCTCAAAGCGCTGACGCGGGCGTTCGCCGTAACCCGGTCTTCGGAACACCGCGGGCTCGACGACTCTCTCGCTTTGAAAGAGGTCTTTCTGAATCTGACCGCGCTGCCGCCACAGCCGCGGTTGGCGGCCGACCTGTTAGCGCTCTCTCCGTCTCATCACTTCTCGGCTCAAATCCCTCAGCGGCGGCCCTATCGTCCGGCCCGGTCTTCCCGAAGCCGAGTCGTCGATGATAGTGATTTGCCCGCCGAAGCCCGCGGGATTGCTGACGCCATTTCCAGCGGCGCACGGCTCTCGATCGTTTATGATGGGGGGAGCCGATCGGGCTGTGCCCGTTCGGTCACTCCACTGGAAATTATCCGCGGGCGGGGTGCCTCGTACCTGCTCGCCTTCTGCCATCGCGACGGCAAGCGGAAGCAGTATCGCCTCGACCGGATTCTCGAATACAAGGTCGAAGCCGATGCCGATTCTTCCGCCGAGCCCTCGCGATCATTGATGCCATGA
- a CDS encoding DUF3891 family protein, translating to MIRRDCEDGWLLITQVDHAHLAARLAALWGNRTIPKLPVPQMLLPAIRDHDEGWRFWEQNPSVDPETGFPQSFLDVPIEDAVRIWARSVEQAGKGTASEAEALGLLDRAGIDVTPEVAIVLRQVLSHRPTFTLHDVIADLEVSAGPDIPRETIVEILDELREAKVIRRDDYPLAGSVYSVDLQLDGATPFGEIWVSVHFTALAEAMLARRENAREQDGLVDRADDPDVERFAETFLDQQSTVREARSFVALRGFAGDSYDQLIDTGFRYVRFFDWLSLWMCLAERDRPETFSISERKGLRVSLTPQPSDEDRLQIFSADPWPFQGTGPVEVALPAVQVAGRTFRDDAELSLAIHEGKRTELRWRLVPGENQKE from the coding sequence ATGATTCGACGGGACTGCGAAGACGGTTGGTTACTGATCACTCAGGTCGACCACGCCCATCTGGCGGCGCGATTGGCTGCGCTGTGGGGGAACCGAACGATTCCGAAATTGCCGGTGCCGCAGATGCTGCTCCCGGCGATTCGTGACCACGATGAAGGCTGGCGGTTCTGGGAGCAGAACCCCTCAGTTGATCCGGAGACCGGATTCCCGCAATCGTTCCTCGATGTCCCGATCGAGGACGCCGTCCGGATTTGGGCCCGCAGTGTGGAACAGGCAGGCAAGGGGACCGCGTCCGAAGCCGAGGCGCTCGGACTGCTCGACCGCGCCGGCATCGACGTGACGCCCGAAGTGGCGATCGTCCTGCGGCAGGTCCTGTCGCACCGACCGACCTTCACCCTGCACGACGTGATCGCGGACCTCGAAGTGTCGGCCGGACCGGACATCCCTCGGGAGACGATCGTTGAGATTCTCGACGAACTTCGAGAAGCGAAGGTGATTCGGCGGGACGACTACCCGTTAGCCGGTTCTGTTTACTCGGTCGATCTGCAACTCGACGGGGCGACGCCGTTCGGTGAAATCTGGGTCAGCGTGCACTTCACGGCCTTGGCCGAGGCGATGCTGGCGCGGCGCGAGAATGCGCGAGAGCAGGACGGACTTGTCGACCGGGCCGACGATCCGGACGTTGAACGGTTTGCAGAAACGTTTCTCGATCAGCAGTCGACCGTGCGTGAGGCCCGATCGTTTGTGGCGCTGCGCGGTTTCGCCGGCGACTCGTACGATCAATTGATCGATACCGGGTTTCGCTATGTCCGGTTTTTTGACTGGCTCAGTCTGTGGATGTGTCTGGCGGAGCGCGATCGACCGGAGACGTTCTCGATCTCAGAACGCAAAGGCCTGCGCGTGAGTCTGACTCCCCAACCAAGCGATGAGGATCGTCTTCAGATATTCTCAGCCGATCCTTGGCCGTTTCAGGGAACCGGTCCGGTTGAAGTCGCGCTGCCCGCGGTTCAGGTCGCCGGGCGGACTTTCCGCGACGATGCGGAACTGAGTCTGGCGATTCATGAAGGGAAGCGAACCGAACTCCGATGGCGCTTAGTGCCGGGTGAAAATCAAAAGGAGTGA
- a CDS encoding sialidase family protein codes for MKPASLLLPLIFTLACSAAADQADQAGGIERQDLYAAGRGGYAVYRIPGMIATADGTLLAYCEARRTKHDWADIDIVCRRSTDGGQTWAGPQVIANVPEQTPRNPAAIAVRQRSPKLAAGPTCNNAVMIAGDQPGLVHLLYCVEYQTCWYKRSLDDGINWSEPTEVTPALERLKSEFDFRVVATGPGHGLRHSSGRLIVPVWLSMGRGDNAHGTICVTSLVSDDAGATWQSGEIVAKPPEFADPNETCAVELSDGRVLFNSRNTDRRNRRLIAISEDGATNWSPPRFDDQLVEPVCQGSLLSMKDRNGTHLILFSNPRSLAPVPGRPDSTRRSRQNLTVRLSADDGQSWPSWRTIDPGISGYSDLASTGDGQVFCLYENGRDGRNQFAHDSLTLARFSLSSIRTGD; via the coding sequence TTGAAACCAGCATCATTGCTACTGCCGCTCATCTTCACCCTCGCGTGTTCGGCCGCCGCTGATCAAGCTGACCAAGCTGGCGGAATCGAACGGCAGGACCTGTACGCAGCCGGACGCGGAGGTTATGCCGTCTACCGTATCCCGGGAATGATCGCGACCGCCGACGGAACTCTGCTCGCCTATTGCGAAGCCCGGCGCACCAAGCACGATTGGGCCGACATCGATATCGTCTGCCGGCGAAGTACGGACGGCGGGCAGACTTGGGCAGGGCCACAGGTCATCGCCAACGTACCTGAGCAAACCCCTCGCAATCCCGCCGCCATCGCCGTTCGGCAGCGATCGCCGAAGCTCGCCGCCGGCCCGACCTGCAACAATGCCGTGATGATTGCCGGCGATCAGCCCGGACTGGTCCATTTGCTCTACTGCGTCGAATACCAAACGTGCTGGTACAAACGCAGTCTGGATGACGGCATCAACTGGTCGGAGCCGACGGAGGTCACGCCGGCGCTGGAGCGACTGAAAAGCGAGTTCGATTTTCGCGTCGTCGCCACCGGACCGGGCCACGGATTGCGACATTCGTCGGGTCGGCTGATCGTGCCCGTTTGGTTGTCGATGGGCCGCGGCGATAACGCCCACGGCACGATTTGCGTGACCTCACTCGTCAGCGACGATGCCGGGGCGACTTGGCAGTCGGGCGAGATCGTCGCCAAGCCGCCTGAGTTTGCCGACCCCAACGAGACCTGCGCGGTCGAATTGAGTGACGGACGGGTGCTGTTCAACAGCCGAAATACGGATCGCCGAAACCGCCGACTGATTGCGATCAGCGAGGATGGCGCGACCAACTGGTCTCCACCTCGCTTCGACGACCAACTCGTCGAACCGGTCTGCCAAGGCAGCCTGCTTTCAATGAAGGATCGGAACGGGACGCACCTCATTCTCTTTTCCAATCCGCGAAGCCTCGCGCCGGTTCCCGGTCGCCCCGACTCGACTCGACGGTCGCGGCAGAACCTGACGGTTCGGCTCAGCGCTGACGACGGTCAGTCCTGGCCGAGCTGGCGGACGATCGACCCAGGCATCAGCGGCTATTCCGACTTGGCATCGACCGGCGATGGGCAAGTCTTCTGCCTCTACGAAAACGGCCGGGACGGGCGAAATCAATTCGCACACGACTCGCTCACCCTCGCCCGCTTCAGCCTCTCGTCGATTCGCACCGGCGATTGA
- a CDS encoding serine/threonine-protein kinase, protein MALSELRKLAEQLVGERLVTKTQVREIAAELNVKEADVDAFFKVAVRKGILTSFHVERIKKGELDGLVLGDYRLLFKAAAGSFARVFKAESLRDGRIFAIKLLRNRHAMVASEVARFHREAKLLMTLRHRNIVPIFDVGNEGEHHFFVMEFVGGGNLRELVTIRKRFEPVEACQIIYQIAKGLEYALERGVSHRDLKSSNVLMTETGVIKLVDFGLAGHDDQYGLDDQRVVEYTVLEKVSRAPDDDPRSDLYFLGVIFFELLVGRSPLRKAVTYEERKEPSRYTMLDPIRRVQPTLALDVAEVVDHLLRVDPAHRFQTPKEVADELARVLRNMNESVPGEAPNRPPPRPLEKPRPSVMCVDHRPAFQDKLRDYLSKRGFRVMIVSDSSRAVARLRNNPPDAILLMGDSVGDELFEAFDKIQEWSNDPKVACVAVLGESLIDRSDELCETGSCRIVKPPIVLRDIRRELYLALSKVLSDSRMIMLPKVGED, encoded by the coding sequence ATGGCCCTCTCCGAACTTCGCAAACTGGCGGAGCAACTCGTCGGAGAGCGGCTCGTCACTAAGACGCAGGTTCGGGAAATCGCGGCCGAGCTGAACGTCAAAGAAGCGGACGTTGACGCCTTCTTCAAGGTCGCGGTCCGCAAGGGGATTCTGACGTCGTTCCACGTGGAACGAATCAAGAAGGGGGAACTCGACGGGCTCGTGCTCGGGGACTACCGCCTGTTGTTCAAAGCGGCCGCGGGCAGCTTCGCACGGGTCTTCAAGGCGGAGTCGCTGCGTGACGGCCGAATCTTCGCGATCAAGCTGCTAAGGAATCGGCACGCGATGGTGGCCTCAGAAGTGGCCCGCTTTCACCGCGAAGCCAAGCTCTTGATGACGCTACGGCATCGCAATATCGTCCCGATCTTCGACGTCGGCAACGAAGGCGAGCATCACTTCTTTGTGATGGAGTTTGTCGGCGGGGGGAATCTTCGCGAACTCGTCACGATCCGGAAACGGTTCGAACCGGTCGAAGCCTGCCAGATCATTTATCAAATCGCCAAGGGGCTTGAGTACGCTTTGGAACGTGGCGTCAGCCATCGTGATTTGAAGTCATCTAACGTGCTGATGACGGAGACCGGCGTCATTAAATTGGTCGACTTCGGCCTCGCCGGACACGACGACCAATACGGCCTCGACGACCAGCGCGTCGTCGAATATACGGTGCTGGAGAAAGTCTCGCGTGCCCCGGACGACGACCCTCGTAGCGATCTGTACTTCCTCGGTGTGATCTTCTTCGAACTGCTTGTGGGGCGTTCGCCTTTGCGGAAGGCGGTGACCTACGAAGAGCGCAAGGAGCCGAGCCGCTACACGATGCTCGACCCGATCCGTCGGGTGCAGCCAACGCTCGCACTCGATGTGGCTGAGGTCGTCGATCATCTGCTGCGGGTCGACCCGGCGCACCGGTTTCAAACGCCCAAAGAAGTCGCCGACGAGCTCGCGCGGGTGCTCAGAAATATGAACGAGTCGGTCCCCGGAGAGGCACCGAACCGCCCGCCGCCGCGGCCTCTGGAGAAGCCTCGCCCCTCGGTGATGTGCGTCGACCATCGCCCGGCTTTTCAAGACAAGCTGCGGGACTACTTGTCGAAGCGCGGCTTCCGCGTGATGATCGTGAGCGACTCGTCGCGGGCGGTCGCGCGATTAAGAAACAACCCGCCCGATGCCATTTTGCTGATGGGCGATTCGGTCGGCGATGAGTTGTTCGAAGCTTTCGACAAAATTCAGGAGTGGAGCAACGATCCCAAAGTGGCCTGCGTGGCGGTGCTGGGCGAATCACTGATCGACCGCAGTGACGAACTGTGCGAGACCGGAAGTTGCAGGATCGTCAAACCCCCGATTGTGCTCCGTGACATCCGCCGCGAACTTTACCTGGCTCTGTCCAAAGTGCTGAGCGATTCCCGCATGATCATGCTGCCGAAGGTGGGCGAAGATTGA
- a CDS encoding Gfo/Idh/MocA family protein, producing the protein MNGSTDQPEAKPVSFGVLGTGRIATKVGAAIRGCSASKLEAVASRSEERARSWADENKAGRSFDSYDALLDDPAVEAVYIALPPSLHREWTIAAAERGKHVLCEKPLAMNAAEGEEMIAACAEAGVQLMDGVMWLHTPRARDMRNVLDDELLGPIRRVTSAFTFHGLPGWEPATELRLRPESGGGSLFDLGWYNVGVSLWAFGKLPERVWATARFEHGVDVEASGVMWFEGGGVASFDCGFDTAMRKWFEAGGTHASLICDDFVRAWKPEKPRFWIHDSGGKSSEHISESSDQIEDMVADFCQCVRDDLDPRWGQISLQTQRVVDALLESARRGETIDLG; encoded by the coding sequence TTGAACGGATCGACTGACCAACCCGAAGCGAAGCCGGTGTCGTTTGGCGTCTTGGGGACCGGGCGGATCGCGACGAAAGTCGGCGCGGCAATTCGCGGTTGCTCCGCGTCGAAGCTCGAAGCGGTCGCGAGCCGATCGGAGGAGCGCGCCCGCTCGTGGGCGGATGAAAACAAAGCGGGGCGGTCGTTCGATTCGTACGACGCGCTGCTCGACGACCCGGCGGTCGAGGCGGTTTATATCGCGCTGCCGCCGTCACTGCACCGCGAGTGGACGATCGCGGCCGCCGAGCGCGGCAAGCACGTTTTGTGCGAGAAACCGCTCGCGATGAATGCGGCCGAGGGCGAAGAGATGATCGCCGCCTGCGCCGAAGCCGGCGTGCAACTGATGGACGGCGTGATGTGGCTGCACACGCCTCGCGCCCGCGACATGCGAAATGTGCTGGATGACGAGTTGCTCGGTCCGATCCGCCGGGTGACTTCGGCCTTCACATTTCACGGTCTGCCCGGCTGGGAACCGGCGACCGAGTTGCGATTGCGGCCCGAATCGGGCGGCGGTTCGCTGTTCGACCTCGGCTGGTACAACGTCGGCGTTTCGCTGTGGGCGTTCGGAAAATTGCCCGAGCGCGTCTGGGCGACCGCCCGGTTCGAGCACGGCGTTGATGTCGAAGCGAGCGGCGTGATGTGGTTTGAAGGCGGCGGCGTCGCCTCGTTCGATTGCGGATTCGACACCGCCATGCGGAAGTGGTTTGAAGCCGGCGGCACTCATGCCTCGCTCATTTGCGACGACTTCGTCAGGGCCTGGAAGCCGGAGAAGCCCCGCTTCTGGATTCACGACAGCGGTGGCAAGAGCTCGGAACATATCTCCGAATCGAGCGATCAGATCGAAGACATGGTCGCCGACTTCTGCCAATGCGTGCGGGACGACCTCGATCCGCGGTGGGGTCAGATCTCTCTGCAAACGCAACGGGTGGTCGATGCGCTACTCGAGTCAGCGCGGCGAGGCGAGACGATTGATTTGGGGTGA